A genomic region of Anopheles coustani chromosome 3, idAnoCousDA_361_x.2, whole genome shotgun sequence contains the following coding sequences:
- the LOC131260280 gene encoding neprilysin-2-like encodes MDLNVEPCDDFYRYACGRYINETIIPDEKVSVDTFTATNDRLQQQLRSLISEEISESDAAPFKLAKNLYKLCMNKTRIEEKGIEPLLSILDTLGGWPVLKEDSWDSEPSWSWEKSAKDFNDNGFSTDYIIDFSIAGDLKDTTRRMIDIDQSVLGLPREYLVKGINDPIVSAYYDYMVDLAVLLGADKARAKLELLESLNFEMTLANISLPREERRNATALYNPMTVKEFQQRYPHTEWVDYFNALLISSGIVIDENEVINLCVPTFMEQLGPLLRNTPKRVMANYVMWRISWLSSYFLTENLRKRDLEFTKVVNGKQEEQPRWKECIDVTSGRLPIAVSALYIRKYFREESKRAALDMVNDIKSEFVNILKKVDWMDDVTRESALEKVSTMVNHIGYPDELMDDGKIAEYYKNLEFQPSSTYLNAILLTFKFDTTTENKRLRLPVNKTDWVDHSKSAVVNAYYNSIENSIQFPAGILQGQFFSHDRPKYLNYGAIGYIIGHEITHGFDDQGRQFDKDGNLVDWWQADTMKAYLEKARCIIEQYGNYTEPNVKLNLNGINTQGENIADNGGIKEAYYAYRQWAAKNEPEKPLPFLKLSPEQLFWLSAAQTWCNLYRPETMKNHITTSSHSPGQFRVLGPMRNMKEFAKDFNCVSGSKMNPVEKCEVW; translated from the exons ATGGACCTGAATGTGGAACCCTGCGACGATTTTTATAGGTACGCATGCGGACGGTACATCAATGAAACGATCATTCCGGATGAAAAAGTGTCAGTTGACACGTTCACCGCCACTAACGATCGCTTGCAACAACAGCTAAGATCGTTGATTAGCGAAGAGATCTCCGAGTCGGATGCTGCACCGTTCAAGCTTGCCAAGAACTTGTACAAGCTGTGCATGAACAAAA CGCGTATCGAGGAAAAGGGCATTGAACCCCTGCTTTCCATTCTGGACACTCTTGGTGGATGGCCAGTTCTCAAGGAAGATAGCTGGGACTCGGAACCGTCCTGGTCATGGGAGAAATCGGCTAAAGATTTCAACGATAATGGATTCAGCACAGATTAcataatcgatttttccatcgCTGGTGATTTGAAGGACACGACTCGTCGTATGATTGAT ATCGATCAATCTGTGCTGGGCCTTCCCCGAGAGTATCTAGTAAAGGGTATAAATGACCCTATCGTATCCGCCTACTACGACTACATGGTCGATTTAGCCGTTCTGCTCGGTGCAGATAAGGCGCGAGCCAAGCTAGAGCTACTCGAATCACTGAACTTCGAAATGACGCTGGCCAACATTTCCCTACCAAGAGAGGAGCGGCGTAATGCCACCGCCTTATACAACCCCATGACGGTCAAGGAGTTCCAACAACGTTATCCGCACACCGAGTGGGTGGATTACTTCAATGCACTTCTTATAAGCTCCGGGATCGTAATTGACGAAAACGAAGTGATTAATTTGTGTGTGCCGACGTTCATGGAACAGCTTGGTCCGCTGCTCCGGAATACCCCCAAGCGGGTGATGGCCAACTACGTGATGTGGCGCATCAGCTGGTTATCGTCCTACTTCCTCACCGAAAATCTGCGCAAACGCGACCTGGAATTTACCAAGGTAGTAAATGGAAAGCAAGAAGAACAACCGCGATGGAAGGAGTGTATAGATGTTACCTCCGGCAGACTGCCGATCGCGGTTAGCGCATTGTACATTCGCAAGTACTTCCGGGAGGAATCGAAGCGCGCCGCCCTGGACATGGTGAATGACATCAAGAGTGAGTTTGTGAACATTCTCAAGAAGGTCGACTGGATGGATGATGTGACGCGCGAATCGGCGCTGGAGAAAGTCTCCACCATGGTCAACCACATTGGCTACCCGGATGAGCTCATGGACGATGGCAAGATCGCTGAATACTACAAAAATCTCGAGTTCCAGCCTAGCAGCACCTACCTTAACGCCATCCTTCTTACTTTCAAATTCGACACAACGACGGAAAACAAGAGGCTGCGCTTGCCGGTCAACAAGACCGACTGGGTCGACCATTCAAAGTCAGCTGTTGTAAACGCTTACTACAACTCGATCGAAAACAGCATCC AGTTCCCGGCCGGTATTCTCCAGGGTCAGTTCTTCTCCCACGATCGCCCGAAGTACTTGAACTACGGTGCGATCGGATATATTATAGGACACGAAATCACGCACGGCTTCGACGACCAGGGTAGACAATTTGACAAGGACGGTAACCTTGTCGACTGGTGGCAGGCGGATACTATGAAGGCGTACCTGGAGAAGGCCCGATGCATCATCGAGCAGTATGGTAACTACACCGAGCCGAACGTGAAGCTGAACCTGAACGGTATCAACACGCAGGGCGAGAACATTGCCGACAACGGTGGCATCAAGGAAGCGTACTATGCGTACCGTCAGTGGGCCGCCAAGAATGAACCGGAAAAGCCCTTACCGTTTTTAAAACTCAGCCCGGAGCAGCTATTCTGGCTATCGGCAGCACAGACCTGGTGCAATCTGTACCGCCCGGAGACGATGAAGAACCACATCACTACGAGCTCCCATTCGCCTGGCCAGTTCCGAGTGCTTGGCCCGATGAGGAACATGAAGGAGTTTGCGAAGGATTTCAATTGCGTGAGCGGCTCCAAGATGAACCCGGTAGAAAAGTGTGAAGTTTGGTAG
- the LOC131260272 gene encoding neprilysin-2-like isoform X2 has translation MTSNTMQTVIKNPSWWRRRTALEKVLTLISVVCGVAVVALIISLLTVVLTDRIQGESSPSPAQPLTSGRRGKALSQHPNAYNGVSDKNAENVCLTPGCIHSASKALEQMDPEVEPCDDFYNYACGRFLKETIIPDEKVSVNTFSVIGDRLQQQLRSLVSDEISETEATPFKLAKNLYKLCMNKTRIEEKGIEPLLSILDTLGGWPVLKGDSWDLDSSWSWVKSVKDFRNNGYSTDYFFDFSIGSDLKNSTRRIIDTDQASLGISREYLVKGMENPIVSAYYEYMVDMAVLLGADEARAKRELLDSLNFEMALANISLPNEKRRNATALYNPMTVKEFQQRYPYTDWVEYFNEILKDTGIVIDENEVIIVSVPTFMEKLGPLLQNTPKRVMANYVMWRISGFSSFFLTEKLRKRQLQYSTAISGKQEQEPRWKECVEITAGSLPISVGALYIRKYFREDSKRAALDMVNDIKSVFVGILKKVDWMDEVTRVSALEKVSTMATHIGYPDELMDDGKIADYYKNLEFQRNSTYLNTILYMNKFGTTKAFKKLRLPVNKTDWITHSRPAIVNAFYSSIENSIQFPAGILQGQFFSYDRPKYLNYGAIGFVIGHEITHGFDDQGRQFDKNGNLVDWWQADTKKAYLEKARCIIEQYGNFTEPNVKLNLNGINTQGENIADNGGIKEAYYAYRQWADKNGPEARLPGLDLSPEQLFWLSAAQTWCSVYRPETMKMRITTGVHSPGQFRVLGPMSNMEEFAKDFNCPVGSPMNPVHKCEVW, from the exons AAATCCCAGCTGGTGGCGTCGCCGAACCGCGCTAGAAAAGGTTCTTACGCTTATCAGCGTCGTGTGCGGAGTAGCCGTAGTGGCGTTAATCATATCGCTGCTCACGGTCGTCTTGACGGACAGAATACAGG GTGAAAGTAGTCCATCTCCAGCCCAGCCCCTTACTAGTGGCAGGCGTGGTAAGGCTCtgtcgcagcatcccaacgcCTACAATGGAGTTTCGGACAAGAACGCCGAGAACGTTTGCCTCACCCCTGGGTGTATCCATTCGG CTTCGAAGGCCCTGGAGCAGATGGACCCGGAGGTAGAACCGTGCGATGATTTCTACAACTACGCCTGCGGTCGGTTCCTGAAAGAAACGATCATCCCGGACGAGAAGGTGTCGGTGAACACGTTCTCCGTCATTGGCGATCGTTTACAGCAGCAACTGCGATCGCTAGTTAGCGATGAGATATCCGAGACGGAAGCTACACCGTTCAAGCTTGCCAAGAACTTGTACAAGCTGTGCATGAACAAAA CTCGTATCGAGGAGAAAGGCATTGAACCCCTGCTGTCCATTCTGGATACTCTCGGTGGATGGCCGGTCCTCAAGGGAGATAGCTGGGACCTGGATTCGTCCTGGTCGTGGGTGAAATCTGTTAAAGATTTCCGCAACAACGGATATAGTACGGATTACTTCTTTGATTTCTCGATCGGCAGCGACCTGAAGAACTCAACTCGTCGTATCATTGAT ACCGATCAAGCGTCGTTGGGTATTAGCCGCGAGTATTTAGTAAAGGGTATGGAAAATCCTATCGTATCCGCCTACTACGAGTACATGGTCGATATGGCCGTACTGCTGGGTGCAGATGAGGCACGTGCTAAGCGAGAGCTGCTCGATTCCCTGAACTTCGAGATGGCGCTGGCCAACATTTCGCTACCGAATGAGAAGCGACGCAACGCTACCGCCCTTTACAACCCCATGACGGTCAAGGAGTTCCAGCAGCGTTATCCCTACACCGACTGGGTCGAATACTTCAATGAAATACTGAAAGACACCGGTATCGTGATTGACGAGAACGAAGTTATCATTGTTAGCGTTCCGACGTTCATGGAGAAGCTTGGTCCACTGCTCCAGAATACCCCCAAGCGGGTGATGGCCAACTACGTGATGTGGCGCATTAGCGGGTTCTCGTCCTTCTTCCTCACGGAAAAGCTACGCAAACGACAGTTGCAGTACAGCACGGCAATCAGTGGAAAGCAAGAGCAGGAACCACGGTGGAAGGAGTGTGTAGAGATCACAGCCGGCAGTCTTCCAATTTCGGTCGGTGCGTTGTACATCCGCAAGTACTTCCGGGAGGATTCGAAGCGTGCCGCCCTCGATATGGTGAACGACATCAAAAGTGTGTTTGTGGGCATCCTCAAGAAGGTCGACTGGATGGATGAGGTAACGCGCGTATCGGCGCTGGAGAAGGTTTCTACCATGGCTACCCACATTGGTTACCCGGATGAGCTCATGGACGATGGCAAGATCGCTGATTACTACAAGAATCTCGAGTTCCAGCGAAACAGCACCTACCTTAACACCATTCTCTATATGAACAAATTCGGCACGACAAAGGCATTTAAGAAGCTGCGCTTGCCGGTCAACAAGACTGACTGGATCACCCATTCCAGACCAGCCATTGTCAATGCTTTCTACTCTTCGATCGAAAACAGCATCC AGTTCCCGGCCGGTATTCTCCAGGGTCAGTTCTTCTCGTATgatcgtccgaagtacttgaACTACGGTGCGATCGGATTCGTGATCGGACACGAGATCACACACGGCTTCGACGACCAGGGTAGACAGTTTGACAAGAACGGTAACCTCGTCGATTGGTGGCAGGCGGATACTAAGAAGGCGTACCTGGAGAAGGCCCGATGCATCATCGAGCAGTACGGTAACTTCACCGAGCCGAACGTGAAGCTGAACCTGAACGGTATCAACACGCAGGGTGAGAATATTGCCGACAACGGTGGCATAAAGGAAGCGTACTATGCGTACCGTCAGTGGGCCGACAAGAATGGACCGGAAGCGCGCCTACCCGGGTTAGACCTTAGCCCGGAGCAACTATTCTGGCTATCGGCAGCGCAAACCTGGTGTTCCGTGTACCGCCCGGAAACGATGAAGATGCGCATCACCACTGGCGTACATTCGCCTGGCCAGTTCCGAGTGCTCGGTCCGATGAGCAACATGGAGGAGTTCGCCAAGGATTTCAATTGCCCGGTCGGCTCCCCGATGAACCCGGTGCACAAGTGTGAGGTGTGGTAG
- the LOC131260279 gene encoding neprilysin-2-like, translating into MDKNVDNVCLTPGCIHSASKALEQMDQTVEPCEDMYTYACGRYVKETIVPDEKVSVTTFSVTNDRLQQQLRALVSDEIFESDATPFKLAKNLYKLCMNKTSIEENGNGPLLSILDTLGGWPVLKGDSWDSERSWSWEKSVKDFNNNGYSTDYFFDFSITEDLKNATRRMIDVDQTSLGLAREYLVKGLENPIVSAYYDYMVDMAVILGADQARAKQELLESLNFEMALANISLPREERRNITALYNPITVKEFQQRYPHTEWIEYINALLKGTGTVIDENEVINLAVPKFMEKLGPLLQNTPKRVMANYVMWRISGFSSFFLTEKLRKRQLQYSTAISGKQEQEPRWKECVDIISGRLPIAVGALYIRKHFREDSKRAALDMVNDIKSEFVNILKKINWMDEVTRVSALEKVSTMVNHIGYPDELMDDGKIADYYKDLELKPGSTYLNSILNIAKFDTTMENKRLRLPINKTDWIDHSKPAIVNAFYNSVENSIQFPAGILQGQFFSYDRPKYLNYGAIGYVIGHEITHGFDDQGRQFDKDGNLVDWWQADTKKAYLEKARCIIEQYGNFTEPNVKLNLNGINTQGENIADNGGIKEAYYAYRQWADKNGPEARLPGLDLSPEQLFWLSAAQTWCSVYRPESVKMQITTGAHSPGQFRVLGPMSNMEEFAKDFNCPVGSKMNPVHKCEVW; encoded by the exons ATGGATAAGAACGTCGATAATGTATGCCTCACCCCTGGGTGCATTCATTCTG CTTCGAAAGCCCTGGAGCAGATGGATCAGACTGTGGAACCCTGCGAGGACATGTACACCTACGCCTGCGGACGATACGTCAAGGAAACGATCGTCCCGGATGAAAAGGTATCTGTAACCACGTTTTCTGTCACTAACGATCGCTTGCAACAGCAGCTACGAGCGCTGGTTAGCGATGAGATCTTCGAGTCGGATGCTACACCGTTCAAGCTTGCCAAGAACTTGTACAAGCTGTGCATGAACAAAA CGAGTATCGAGGAGAATGGCAATGGACCCTTGCTTTCCATTCTGGACACACTTGGTGGATGGCCAGTTCTCAAGGGAGATAGCTGGGACTCCGAACGGTCCTGGTCATGGGAGAAATCGGTTAAAGATTTCAACAATAACGGATATAGTACGGATTACTTCTTCGATTTCTCTATCACAGAGGATCTGAAGAACGCGACGCGCCGAATGATTGAT GTTGATCAAACTTCGTTGGGCCTTGCCCGAGAATACCTGGTGAAAGGTTTGGAGAATCCTATCGTATCCGCCTACTACGACTACATGGTCGATATGGCTGTTATACTTGGCGCAGATCAGGCACGTGCTAAGCAAGAGCTACTCGAATCACTGAACTTCGAAATGGCGCTGGCCAACATTTCCCTACCGAGAGAGGAGCGACGTAATATCACTGCTCTATACAACCCCATAACGGTCAAGGAGTTCCAGCAGCGTTATCCCCACACCGAGTGGATAGAATACATCAATGCACTTCTAAAGGGCACTGGAACCGTGATTGACGAGAACGAAGTGATTAATTTGGCCGTGCCAAAGTTCATGGAGAAGCTTGGTCCGCTGCTCCAGAATACCCCCAAGCGGGTGATGGCCAACTACGTGATGTGGCGCATTAGCGGGTTCTCGTCCTTCTTTCTCACGGAAAAGCTACGCAAACGACAGTTGCAGTACAGCACGGCAATCAGTGGAAAGCAAGAGCAGGAACCACGGTGGAAAGAGTGTGTAGATATCATCTCCGGGAGACTACCGATCGCAGTCGGTGCGTTGTACATCCGCAAGCATTTCCGGGAAGACTCGAAGCGCGCTGCCCTGGACATGGTGAACGACATCAAGAGTGAGTTTGTGAACATTCTCAAGAAGATCAATTGGATGGATGAGGTAACGCGCGTATCGGCGCTGGAGAAGGTTTCTACCATGGTCAACCACATTGGCTACCCGGATGAGCTCATGGACGATGGCAAGATAGCCGATTACTACAAAGACCTTGAACTCAAGCCCGGCAGCACCTATCTTAACTCAATTCTCAACATTGCCAAGTTTGATACAACGATGGAAAACAAGAGATTGCGCTTGCCGATCAACAAGACCGACTGGATTGACCACTCCAAACCAGCCATTGTCAATGCTTTCTATAACTCAGTTGAAAACAGCATCC AGTTCCCGGCCGGTATTCTCCAGGGTCAGTTCTTCTCGTATgatcgtccgaagtacttgaACTACGGTGCGATCGGATACGTGATCGGACACGAGATCACGCATGGCTTCGACGACCAGGGTAGACAATTTGACAAAGACGGTAACCTTGTCGACTGGTGGCAGGCGGATACTAAGAAGGCGTACCTGGAGAAGGCCCGATGCATCATCGAGCAGTACGGTAACTTCACCGAGCCGAACGTGAAGCTGAACCTGAACGGTATCAACACGCAGGGCGAGAACATTGCCGACAACGGTGGCATCAAGGAAGCGTACTATGCGTACCGTCAGTGGGCCGACAAGAATGGACCGGAAGCGCGCCTACCCGGGTTAGACCTTAGCCCGGAGCAGCTTTTCTGGCTATCGGCAGCGCAAACCTGGTGTTCCGTGTACCGCCCGGAATCAGTAAAAATGCAGATAACCACTGGCGCGCATTCGCCTGGCCAGTTCCGAGTGCTCGGTCCAATGAGTAACATGGAGGAGTTCGCCAAGGATTTCAATTGTCCGGTTGGCTCCAAGATGAACCCGGTGCACAAGTGTGAGGTGTGGTAA
- the LOC131260276 gene encoding ATPase family AAA domain-containing protein 3A homolog, which produces MSWLFGYKSKVPPQGADGAPEPPGPPPSAAGAGQAAGDVNLTKAERKAMEAYRFDSSALERAAEAARTLERSKHAREALELSKMQENTRQQEYLVKVKEYEAHIETSKVEQKRVDHEERRKTLAEETKQQQQRAQYQDQLARKRYEEQLAQQQRVQEENLRKQEESVAKQEAMRRKTIEHEMELREKNKMKLLEAELRAKAKVDRENRDLTLEQIRLKAEENRITVMEGIKTAGSVLGQGATALLTDWNKVVTTVGGLSLLALGVYTAKGATGVTARYVEARIGKPSLVNETSRFSILEALKHPIDTAKRLKNRPTDALQGVVLQPKLEERLRDIAIATKNTKNNKGLYRNILMHGPPGTGKTMFAKRLASHSGMDYAIMTGGDVGPMGRDAVTAIHKVFDWASTSRRGLLLFIDEADAFLRKRSSEQISEDMRSALNAFLYRTGEQNPRFMLVLASNTPEQFDYAINDRLDEMVEFTLPGLEERERLVRLYFDKFVLEPAAEGKKRFKVEQWDYSSVCSKMAKMCEGMSGREISKLGVSWQAACYASEEGVLTEKMVLDRCEAAARQHRQKMAWLSEQEKLDHKSITGGKGFLPQ; this is translated from the exons ATGTCGTGGTTGTTCGGTTACAAAAGTAAAGTTCCCCCGCAAGGTGCCGACGGTGCCCCCGAGCCGCCGGGGCCTCCACCGTCGGCCGCCGGTGCCGGCCAGGCAGCTGGGGACGTAAACCTCACCAAGGCAGAACGGAAAGCCATGGAAGCGTACCGTTTCGATTCGTCGGCCCTCGAAAGGGCGGCCGAAGCTGCCCGCACGCTGGAACGCTCTA AGCATGCCCGGGAAGCGCTGGAATTGTCCAAGATGCAGGAAAACACCCGCCAGCAGGAGTACCTGGTGAAGGTGAAAGAGTACGAGGCGCACATCGAAACGTCGAAGGTGGAGCAGAAGCGCGTGGACCATGAGGAGCGCCGGAAAACGCTGGCCGAGGAaacgaagcagcagcagcagcgcgccCAGTACCAGGACCAGCTGGCCAGGAAGCGCTACGAAGAGCAGCTTGCCCAGCAGCAGCGCGTACAGGAGGAAAACCTTCGCAAGCAGGAGGAGAGCGTGGCGAAGCAAGAAGCAATGCGCCGTAAAACCATCGAGCACGAGATGGAGCTGAGGGAAAAGAATAAGATGAAACTATTGGAGGCGGAGCTGCGAGCAAAGGCAAAAGTGGACCGAGAGAATCGCGATCTCACGCTGGAACAGATTCGCCTAAAGGCGGAAGAGAACCGTATTACCGTAATGGAGGGAATCAAAACGGCCGGTTCCGTGCTCGGGCAGGGTGCTACCGCGCTGCTGACCGACTGGAATAAGGTGGTTACCACGGTCGGAGGTCTGTCACTGTTGGCACTCGGAGTCTACACGGCGAAGGGTGCAACGGGTGTAACGGCTCGGTATGTGGAGGCACGGATAGGTAAACCGTCGCTGGTGAACGAAACGTCCCGCTTTTCGATTCTTGAAGCGCTAAAGCATCCGATCGACACAGCGAAGCGTTTAAAGAACAGACCGACCGATGCACTTCAGGGGGTGGTTCTGCAACCGAAGCTCGAAGAGCGCCTTCGAGATATCGCCATTGCgacgaaaaacacaaaaaacaacaagggCCTCTATCGGAACATACTGATGCATGGACCACCCGGTACCGGTAAGACGATGTTTGCCAAGCGGCTCGCCTCACACTCCGGCATGGACTATGCCATCATGACCGGTGGTGATGTGGGTCCGATGGGACGCGATGCTGTGACCGCCATCCACAAGGTGTTCGACTGGGCCAGCACTAGCCGTCGGGGGCTACTGCTGTTCATCGACGAAGCCGACGCGTTCCTGCGCAAACGTTCGTCCGAGCAAATCTCCGAAGACATGCGCTCGGCACTAAATGCGTTCCTGTATCGCACCGGCGAACAGAATCCCCGGTTTATGCTGGTGTTGGCTTCGAATACGCCGGAACAGTTCGATTATGCCATCAACGATCGGTTGGATGAGATGGTGGAGTTTACCCTGCCGGGATTGGAGGAACGGGAACGGTTGGTGCGCTTGTATTTCGACAAGTTTGTCCTGGAACCGGCTGCCGAGGGTAAAAA ACGCTTCAAGGTGGAACAGTGGGACTACAGTTCCGTCTGCAgcaaaatggccaaaatgtGCGAAGGTATGTCTGGGCGTGAAATATCGAAGCTCGGTGTATCCTGGCAAGCGGCCTGCTACGCCTCGGAGGAGGGTGTTTTGACGGAAAAGATGGTGCTCGACCGGTGCGAAGCCGCCGCGAGGCAGCACCGGCAAAAGATGGCTTGGCTGTCGGAGCAGGAAAAGCTGGATCACAAATCCATCACCGGAGGCAAGGGCTTTCTGCCTCAGTAG
- the LOC131260272 gene encoding neprilysin-2-like isoform X1, with product MMVIDELRRARNSIFDQDDVPIVYERFSSNKNPSWWRRRTALEKVLTLISVVCGVAVVALIISLLTVVLTDRIQGESSPSPAQPLTSGRRGKALSQHPNAYNGVSDKNAENVCLTPGCIHSASKALEQMDPEVEPCDDFYNYACGRFLKETIIPDEKVSVNTFSVIGDRLQQQLRSLVSDEISETEATPFKLAKNLYKLCMNKTRIEEKGIEPLLSILDTLGGWPVLKGDSWDLDSSWSWVKSVKDFRNNGYSTDYFFDFSIGSDLKNSTRRIIDTDQASLGISREYLVKGMENPIVSAYYEYMVDMAVLLGADEARAKRELLDSLNFEMALANISLPNEKRRNATALYNPMTVKEFQQRYPYTDWVEYFNEILKDTGIVIDENEVIIVSVPTFMEKLGPLLQNTPKRVMANYVMWRISGFSSFFLTEKLRKRQLQYSTAISGKQEQEPRWKECVEITAGSLPISVGALYIRKYFREDSKRAALDMVNDIKSVFVGILKKVDWMDEVTRVSALEKVSTMATHIGYPDELMDDGKIADYYKNLEFQRNSTYLNTILYMNKFGTTKAFKKLRLPVNKTDWITHSRPAIVNAFYSSIENSIQFPAGILQGQFFSYDRPKYLNYGAIGFVIGHEITHGFDDQGRQFDKNGNLVDWWQADTKKAYLEKARCIIEQYGNFTEPNVKLNLNGINTQGENIADNGGIKEAYYAYRQWADKNGPEARLPGLDLSPEQLFWLSAAQTWCSVYRPETMKMRITTGVHSPGQFRVLGPMSNMEEFAKDFNCPVGSPMNPVHKCEVW from the exons ATGATGGTCATTGACGAACTGCGCCGTGCGCGCAACTCTATTTTCGACCAAGACGATGTCCCGATCGTCTACGAACGGTTCAGCAGCAATAA AAATCCCAGCTGGTGGCGTCGCCGAACCGCGCTAGAAAAGGTTCTTACGCTTATCAGCGTCGTGTGCGGAGTAGCCGTAGTGGCGTTAATCATATCGCTGCTCACGGTCGTCTTGACGGACAGAATACAGG GTGAAAGTAGTCCATCTCCAGCCCAGCCCCTTACTAGTGGCAGGCGTGGTAAGGCTCtgtcgcagcatcccaacgcCTACAATGGAGTTTCGGACAAGAACGCCGAGAACGTTTGCCTCACCCCTGGGTGTATCCATTCGG CTTCGAAGGCCCTGGAGCAGATGGACCCGGAGGTAGAACCGTGCGATGATTTCTACAACTACGCCTGCGGTCGGTTCCTGAAAGAAACGATCATCCCGGACGAGAAGGTGTCGGTGAACACGTTCTCCGTCATTGGCGATCGTTTACAGCAGCAACTGCGATCGCTAGTTAGCGATGAGATATCCGAGACGGAAGCTACACCGTTCAAGCTTGCCAAGAACTTGTACAAGCTGTGCATGAACAAAA CTCGTATCGAGGAGAAAGGCATTGAACCCCTGCTGTCCATTCTGGATACTCTCGGTGGATGGCCGGTCCTCAAGGGAGATAGCTGGGACCTGGATTCGTCCTGGTCGTGGGTGAAATCTGTTAAAGATTTCCGCAACAACGGATATAGTACGGATTACTTCTTTGATTTCTCGATCGGCAGCGACCTGAAGAACTCAACTCGTCGTATCATTGAT ACCGATCAAGCGTCGTTGGGTATTAGCCGCGAGTATTTAGTAAAGGGTATGGAAAATCCTATCGTATCCGCCTACTACGAGTACATGGTCGATATGGCCGTACTGCTGGGTGCAGATGAGGCACGTGCTAAGCGAGAGCTGCTCGATTCCCTGAACTTCGAGATGGCGCTGGCCAACATTTCGCTACCGAATGAGAAGCGACGCAACGCTACCGCCCTTTACAACCCCATGACGGTCAAGGAGTTCCAGCAGCGTTATCCCTACACCGACTGGGTCGAATACTTCAATGAAATACTGAAAGACACCGGTATCGTGATTGACGAGAACGAAGTTATCATTGTTAGCGTTCCGACGTTCATGGAGAAGCTTGGTCCACTGCTCCAGAATACCCCCAAGCGGGTGATGGCCAACTACGTGATGTGGCGCATTAGCGGGTTCTCGTCCTTCTTCCTCACGGAAAAGCTACGCAAACGACAGTTGCAGTACAGCACGGCAATCAGTGGAAAGCAAGAGCAGGAACCACGGTGGAAGGAGTGTGTAGAGATCACAGCCGGCAGTCTTCCAATTTCGGTCGGTGCGTTGTACATCCGCAAGTACTTCCGGGAGGATTCGAAGCGTGCCGCCCTCGATATGGTGAACGACATCAAAAGTGTGTTTGTGGGCATCCTCAAGAAGGTCGACTGGATGGATGAGGTAACGCGCGTATCGGCGCTGGAGAAGGTTTCTACCATGGCTACCCACATTGGTTACCCGGATGAGCTCATGGACGATGGCAAGATCGCTGATTACTACAAGAATCTCGAGTTCCAGCGAAACAGCACCTACCTTAACACCATTCTCTATATGAACAAATTCGGCACGACAAAGGCATTTAAGAAGCTGCGCTTGCCGGTCAACAAGACTGACTGGATCACCCATTCCAGACCAGCCATTGTCAATGCTTTCTACTCTTCGATCGAAAACAGCATCC AGTTCCCGGCCGGTATTCTCCAGGGTCAGTTCTTCTCGTATgatcgtccgaagtacttgaACTACGGTGCGATCGGATTCGTGATCGGACACGAGATCACACACGGCTTCGACGACCAGGGTAGACAGTTTGACAAGAACGGTAACCTCGTCGATTGGTGGCAGGCGGATACTAAGAAGGCGTACCTGGAGAAGGCCCGATGCATCATCGAGCAGTACGGTAACTTCACCGAGCCGAACGTGAAGCTGAACCTGAACGGTATCAACACGCAGGGTGAGAATATTGCCGACAACGGTGGCATAAAGGAAGCGTACTATGCGTACCGTCAGTGGGCCGACAAGAATGGACCGGAAGCGCGCCTACCCGGGTTAGACCTTAGCCCGGAGCAACTATTCTGGCTATCGGCAGCGCAAACCTGGTGTTCCGTGTACCGCCCGGAAACGATGAAGATGCGCATCACCACTGGCGTACATTCGCCTGGCCAGTTCCGAGTGCTCGGTCCGATGAGCAACATGGAGGAGTTCGCCAAGGATTTCAATTGCCCGGTCGGCTCCCCGATGAACCCGGTGCACAAGTGTGAGGTGTGGTAG